In the Arachis ipaensis cultivar K30076 chromosome B10, Araip1.1, whole genome shotgun sequence genome, one interval contains:
- the LOC107621539 gene encoding transcription factor GTE7: protein MASAVLANRNEPNWPQHRGGVARFMGKVPFSNPNPNSKFGNKKNQSSLDDASSINRRSNDGNHYQYVTFNVASYSKKELNELKNRLILELEQIRKLKSRIENGEFQPKQSFNGPPKKSSTKKISGNKRPFPVNSITKDLKRSNSEIGNLMKSCSQVLQKIMKHKVGWIFNAPVDVVGMGLHDYYDIVKKPMDLGTVKSNLAKNVYSTPSDFAADVRLTFKNALTYNPPGHDVHSMADLLLSKFEELYRPVHEKFEDSIRQQDQDVDEELQASSWNHVEPERVERVKNKKENVIPPARFQPEPVQVPASSSNPPMVQSPVRTPSPMRAQPVKPLKQPKPKAKDPNKREMSLEEKHKLGIGLQSLPPEKMEQVVQIIRKRNGNLKQDGDEIELDIEAVDTETLWELDRLVTNWKKMMSKIKRQALLGNLNNNNAASNKSNGELAISEKVDVAPAEVKKPKKMDAGDEDIDIGDEMPMSTFPPVEIEKDKEVAGGHASSSSSSSSSSSSDSSSSSDSDSASSSRSDSEADNGHL from the exons ATGGCTTCCGCCGTCCTAGCCAACCGAAACGAACCTAATTGGCCGCAGCATAGAGGCGGTGTAGCTAGATTCATGGGGAAAGTACCAttttctaaccctaaccctaattcaaAATTTGGCAATAAAAAGAATCAATCGTCGTTAGATGATGCTTCCTCCATAAACCGGAGGTCCAACGACGGCAACCATTACCAATATGTCACGTTCAACGTGGCGTCGTACTCAAAGAAGGAACTGAACGAGCTCAAGAATCGCTTGATCTTGGAGCTCGAGCAGATTCGAAAGCTCAAGAGTCGAATCGAGAATGGAGAATTTCAACCCAAGCAGAGCTTCAATGGCCCTCCCAAAAAATCGTCGACCAAGAAGATCTCTGGCAACAAACGGCCATTTCCGGTGAATTCCATCACCAAAGATTTGAAACGATCGAATTCAGAGATTGGAAACTTGATGAAGTCCTGCTCGCAGGTTCTACAGAAGATCATGAAGCACAAGGTTGGGTGGATCTTCAACGCCCCCGTTGATGTCGTTGGAATGGGTCTTCACGATTATTATGATATAGTGAAGAAACCCATGGATCTGGGCACCGTGAAGTCCAATCTCGCGAAGAATGTGTACTCTACGCCGTCGGATTTTGCCGCCGATGTGCGATTGACGTTTAAAAATGCGCTGACGTATAATCCCCCTGGTCACGATGTGCACAGCATGGCTGACCTGCTTTTATCCAAGTTTGAAGAGCTGTATCGTCCTGTGCATGAGAAATTCGAGGACTCGATAAGGCAGCAGGATCAGGATGTTGATGAGGAATTGCAGGCCAGTTCATGGAATCATGTGGAACCGGAGAGGGTTGAGAGGGTTAAGAACAAGAAGGAGAATGTGATCCCTCCGGCAAGGTTTCAACCCGAGCCAGTGCAGGTCCCTGCGAGCTCTTCGAACCCTCCAATGGTGCAGTCACCTGTGCGCACCCCTTCCCCTATGAGAGCCCAGCCGGTGAAGCCTTTGAAGCAGCCAAAGCCTAAGGCGAAGGACCCCAATAAGAGGGAGATGAGCCTTGAGGAGAAACACAAGTTGGGTATTGGGCTGCAGAGTTTGCCTCCTGAGAAAATGGAGCAGGTGGTACAGATCATAAGGAAGAGGAACGGGAATCTGAAGCAGGACGGGGATGAGATTGAGCTTGATATTGAGGCTGTTGACACTGAGACCCTTTGGGAACTTGATCGTTTGGTgacaaattggaagaagatgaTGAGCAAAATTAAGCGGCAGGCACTACTTGGCAACTTGAACAACAACAATGCTGCATCCAATAAATCCAATGGG GAATTGGCTATTAGTGAGAAGGTTGATGTGGCTCCGGCTGAGGTGAAGAAACCAAAGAAAATGGATGCTGGGGATGAGGATATTGACATTGGGGATGAGATGCCGATGAGTACCTTCCCCCCTGTGGAGATTGAGAAAGATAAAGAAGTCGCCGGCGGCCATGCTAGTAGTAGTTCTAGTAGCTCCAGCAGTTCAAGTAGTGATTCATCGTCGTCTAGTG ATTCAGATTCAGCGAGTTCCTCAAGGAGTGATTCTGAAGCAGACAACGGTCACTTATAG